The proteins below come from a single Octopus sinensis linkage group LG10, ASM634580v1, whole genome shotgun sequence genomic window:
- the LOC115216757 gene encoding CCA tRNA nucleotidyltransferase 1, mitochondrial, whose protein sequence is MKLLLMRSTCWLRLHIQKTFYGTYKPTTQPKMGKLITSTVNTPEFYSLFNPNLISLINLFKKYNYELRIAGGAVRDLLTGKKPEDIDFATTATPEQMKDFFTKENIRMINLKGESHGTVTARINDCENYEITTLRIDVKTDGRHAKVEFTQDWHQDASRRDLTINAMFLDFNGILYDYFNGRKDLEERRVCFVGEPATRIQEDYIRILRYFRFWGRISSQNGLHNPEDLKAIEENAVGLSDIAGERIWVEMKKIITGPNFTSVIATMAKLGVLKYIGYAENVNIEEVDQVWKRTKGFSMLPMTLMSTLMYDSQDVMKLNQKVKMSNEEMNLLNFIVEERYKISKENIIKYYKDMVLSGRDSKLKGRILELFKYLGEEDLLTEFNEWIPPRFPVSGYDLMKQNIPKGPIFNQTLNFLKDVWKESDYILTKEELLRLGEKYVSGSESKTKLL, encoded by the coding sequence atgaAACTGCTATTGATGAGATCCACTTGTTGGTTAAGGCTACACATACAAAAGACATTTTATGGCACTTACAAACCAACCACACAACCTAAAATGGGAAAGCTCATAACATCTACTGTTAATACACCTGAATTTTACAGCTTGTTTAACCCAAATTTGATATCCCtcattaatttgtttaaaaaatataattatgaactGCGTATTGCTGGTGGTGCTGTAAGGGATTTACTGACAGGTAAGAAGCCAGAAGACATCGATTTTGCTACAACTGCAACTCCTGAACAGATGAAAGATTTTTTTACTAAAGAAAACATCCGAATGATTAATTTGAAAGGAGAATCACATGGAACAGTCACGGCAAGGATCAATGATTGTGAAAACTATGAAATCACAACTTTACGGATTGATGTGAAAACAGATGGTCGTCATGCTAAAGTAGAGTTTACACAAGACTGGCATCAAGATGCCAGTAGAAGGGATTTGACTATAAATGCcatgtttttagattttaatggAATTCTCTATGATTATTTTAATGGTCGGAAAGATCTTGAAGAGAGGAGGGTTTGTTTTGTTGGAGAACCTGCAACCAGAATTCAAGAAGATTATATCAGAATCCTTCGGTACTTCAGATTTTGGGGAAGGATTTCATCACAAAACGGGTTGCATAACCCAGAGGATCTTAAAGCCATTGAAGAGAATGCAGTTGGTTTAAGTGATATTGCAGGAGAACGAATTTgggttgaaatgaaaaaaattatcactGGTCCCAATTTTACCAGTGTTATTGCTACAATGGCCAAATTAGGGGTTTTGAAATATATTGGATATGCAGAAAATGTGAATATTGAAGAAGTGGATCAAGTCTGGAAACGAACAAAGGGTTTCTCTATGTTGCCTATGACTTTGATGTCAACATTAATGTATGATAGCCAAGATGTCATGAAGCTAAATCAGAAAGTGAAAATGtcaaatgaagaaatgaatttaCTCAATTTTATAGTAGAAGAACGgtacaaaatatcaaaagaaaatattattaagtaTTATAAAGATATGGTCTTGAGTGGACGTGATAGCAAATTGAAAGGCCGTATTTTAGAACTTTTTAAATACTTGGGTGAAGAGGACTTGCTTACAGAATTTAATGAATGGATTCCTCCAAGATTCCCTGTGTCTGGATACGatttaatgaaacaaaatattcctAAAGGCCCTATATTTAATCAAACTTTAAATTTTCTCAAAGATGTTTGGAAAGAAAGTGATTATATCCTAACAAAAGAAGAATTGTTGAGGTTGGGTGAGAAATATGTATCAGGCTCTGAAAGTAAAACTAAATTATTGTAG